Proteins co-encoded in one Astyanax mexicanus isolate ESR-SI-001 chromosome 1, AstMex3_surface, whole genome shotgun sequence genomic window:
- the prkag2a gene encoding 5'-AMP-activated protein kinase subunit gamma-2a isoform X5, which produces MLEKLDLEDEAVEESESDIYMRFMKSHKCYDIVPTSSKLVVFDTTLQVKKAFFALVANGVRAAPLWETKKQSFVGMLTITDFINILHRYYKSPMVQIYELEEHKIETWRELYLQETFKPLVNISPDASIFDAVYSLIKNKIHRLPVIDPVSGNALYILTHKRILKFLQLFVCEMPKPAFMKQTLEELGIGTYSNIAFIHPDTPIIKALSIFVERRVSALPVVDESGKVVDIYSKFDVINLAAEKTYNNLDISVTQALMHRSQYFEGVMKCNRLETLETIVDRIVKAEVHRLVVVDENACIVGIVSLSDILQALVLTPAGLKRKENKAELQAEVEAEAEVEAEAEPEPEAE; this is translated from the exons atgctggagaaacttgacctCGAGGATGAAG CTGTTGAAGAGTCAGAGAGCGATATTTACATGCGCTTTATGAAGTCCCACAAGTGCTATGACATTGTCCCCACTAGCTCCAAGCTAGTAGTCTTCGACACTACGCTACAA GTGAAGAAGGCCTTTTTTGCCTTGGTGGCCAATGGAGTTCGAGCTGCCCCACTGTGGGAGACGAAGAAGCAGAGTTTTGTAG GAATGCTGACCATCACAGATTTCATCAATATACTTCACAGATACTACAAGTCGCCGATG GTGCAAATCTACGAGCTGGAGGAGCATAAGATTGAAACGTGGAGAG AGCTCTATTTACAAGAAACCTTTAAACCTTTAGTCAACATATCACCGGATGCAAG caTATTTGATGCTGTGTATTCGCTGATCAAGAACAAGATTCACCGCTTGCCCGTCATCGACCCCGTCAGTGGGAATGCACTTTATATCCTCACGCACAAGAGGATCCTCAAGTTTCTTCAACTCTTC GTGTGTGAGATGCCAAAGCCTGCCTTTATGAAGCAGACCCTAGAGGAGCTGGGCATCGGGACATACAGCAACATCGCCTTCATTCACCCTGACACGCCTATCATCAAAGCCTTGAGCATCTTTGTGGAGAGGAGGGTGTCTGCTTTGCCTGTAGTGGACGAGTCCG GAAAAGTTGTGGATATTTATTCCAAGTTTGATGTCATT AATCTTGCTGCTGAAAAGACCTACAATAACCTGGACATTAGTGTCACGCAGGCTCTCATGCATCGCTCCCAGTATTTTGAGGGTGTGATGAAGTGCAACAGACTGGAGACTCTAGAGACTATAGTGGACAGGATAGTCAAAGCTGAG GTGCACAGACTGGTGGTGGTGGACGAGAACGCCTGCATCGTGGGCATCGTGTCCCTGTCGGACATCCTGCAGGCTCTGGTCCTCACTCCAGCAG GTCTGAAAAGGAAGGAGAATAAGGCGGAGCTGCAAGCGGAAGTGGAAGCGGAAGCCGAAGTGGAAGCAGAGGCTGAGCCAGAGCCAGAGGCTGAATGA